CAGCACCCATGTGAATGGAAGAATTATGGGCGATTCGTTGGCAGCCCACAGACCAGCCCCCCATGCCAGAGCAACATAGGCGAGCGTCATCCCTAGCTACCCCTGTGCAGCCAGGAGGCCGGCGACACGCCCCACGATCATTTCAGCAACAGCGGTCTTTGACTGCAGAGGATACTCAACGCGCTCACCTGCGCGCGTCAGGACAACTACGCGATTGTCGTCTACCGCAAACCCGGCGTCAGCAGCGCTTATGTCGTTCGCTACGATGAAATCAAGTCCTTTACGCATGAGTTTTGACTGCGCGTTGTCGAGAAGGTCCTGGCTCTCGGCGGAAAATCCTACCGTGACCCGCGGCTGCTCTTGTTTGTGGGCACTGATTTCTCCGAGAATATCGGCTGTGCGTTTGAGCTCAAGCGCGAGTCCACTCTGGCCGTCCTGTTTCTTTATCTTGTGTTCAGCGACAACCTCGGGCGTGAAGTCTGCAACTGCCGCAGCCATGATAAGTGCATCCGACAGTGCCGCCTGAGCAGTCGTTACCCTGAGCATATCGTCAGCGGAACGCACCGGTTGAAGCTGAACTCCGACGGGAATAGGCAGATCAACGGTGGAGATCAAGACGACTTCCGCGCCTGCGTCAACGGCGGCCTGCGCGATGGCATAGCCCTGTTTGCCGCTGGAACGGTTGGTGATGTATCTGACCGGGTCGATTGGCTCCTGGGTGCCGCCCGCGGTGACAACTACTCGCCGGCCTTTCAGCGCGCCGGATTTTCCCAATGCGCGCCGGATTTCGCCCATAAGCTGAGACGTCTCCGGTAACCTGCCCCGCCCTTCGAGTCCTGACGCCATTCGGCCAATTTCCGGTTCAATCAGGGTTACCCGGCGCGAGAGCAGTGTGGCGATATTGGCCTGTGTCGCCTCATGCGAATACATCCCGCCATCCATCGCAGGAGCAACCATCAAAGGAGCGCGATTTGCCAATGCGGTGACTGAGATGAGGTCGTCGGCAAGTCCCGCAGCCAGTTTTGCCAGAGTGTTTGCCGTGGCAGGGATTATCGCGAACAGATCGGCACCTTCGCCGAGCCCGACATGCGCGATATGTGTAGGCAGCCCATCGCCGGACTCCGCATGCCAGAGATCTGTATAGACGACGCGTCCAGTCACCGCCTGAAATGCAAGCGGCATGACAAATTCACGGGCCGCCGCAGTCATGACTACGTCAACCAACGCGCCAGCCTGGGTCAGCTTGCTCGCCAGATCGACGGCCTTATAGACGGCGATGCTCCCCGTCACGCCAAGAACGATTCGTTTGCCCTTCAGGATCGAAATAGGGTCCACAGTACGGCCTTTCGTAACGTGCGAACCGGGCAGCCCATTTGGGCTACCCGGCAAGTCTAGCCTAGTTGCCGCGCCATCCGCCAGCGATACCCGGCAATGGGGACGGTTGATTCGACTCAGGTATGGCGCGCGCATCGCCTTGCCTAAGCATGAGGGTAACGTCGTCGATCCACGCTTTTCCGGTGGTACTGGTATGCTTGAATTTGACGCGTATACGTGTGACGTTTGCGCTGTCCAGAACGACCGTTGGTGACGCGAAGTACTGATAGCCGCTTGTTGGAATTCCCTTGAGCTTGATTAACGCAGTCTCTGCATCGGCGTAGCGGATCTCAAGGATCGTCTTGATTTTGGAGACAGTGAGATTGGAGTGATACGCGCCGAGGATCACTTCATCACCGAGCACAAACGGTACGCCAGTCACGTTAACGACCTGCGACAGCACAGACGCCTCAGTGACGCTGCCCTTGAAACGGAACGCGCACACGCCGCTCACAACAGGGACTGCGACCGGTCTCGGATTGCAGAGGACTTTGTCACCAGTTCCATTTGTGACGATCCACGGTGTCAGCCCACGAACGTCAGATTCCTCAAAGCCCCCGTTGTCGAGGAGCTCGAGATACTCGGTCTTGAAGTCGAAGCTAACAGGATCGACCTGCGTCCCCGTCACGGCTCCGGCGATTCCGGTCACGACCACGGTAATCGTGTCCGCAAAACGGAATTCAGGACTTGGAGTAAACGTCAGCGTGTGGGTCAAGGCGGCGTAGCTAAAGCTACCCGTCTTCACGGCCGAATCCGAGTCGGTCACCGTGAACGTTGATCCTGAATTAATCGGCTTGCTGAAGGTGACCGAAACTGCCGTGTCCACCGCCTGCATCGCTGCATTATCGGCGGGAAGGGTCGTAACCACGATCGGATCGATCCAGTTGTCGACCGCATCCGAGACTGTCTGCGCGAAGTCACCTTGGCCATCCACAGTCAGGTTACTTGTGAAGAGTGTTTCGCCGTCGGGCAGAGCAGCCTGGGTGTTGGCGTTGCCACGTGAGTATGTATAGGCAATTGCGGTGCTTTCGAGTACGCTGCCGGTAAACGTAAACTCACCCGGACCGCTGTTTGTCATCGCGACCGCGTCCAGGACTCCACTGCCCAGCACCGGATGATTGCCACTGATGTAGATGGTGCCTGCAGGCGTAAACGTCGGAACCGTAAGTGTCCAGGTGACATCAACGGTTCTTGGCGTGGTAGCAAAGTCCGTGACAGAGGCATCTTCCTGTATGGAAGCATCTCCTCCGACCACACCACTTACACTGACCGTGTATGTGGTCGCGAAAGCCAGTGGTGCCGTGGGCGTGAATGAAACCGTTCTGGTTGCCGCCGAGTAGGAGAACGCTCCTGATACCAAATTGCTGCCGGTGTCTTCTACGGTGAACTCGGTTCCCGAATTAACGCTCTTGCTGAATTGGACGTCTACCGCCGTGCTGATGGGTACGCCTGTCGAACCATCAGGCGGCGACACGGATACGACGATCGGATCGAGCCAGTGGCCGACAGTAAGATCAACCGACATCGCATTTGACCCCGAATCGCTTACGGTAAGCGAATGGGTTGTGATTGCCGTGCCAGCGGCCGAATCGGTTTCTACCGTAGATGCAGAGCCGCGGTGAGCAAATACTGTTACCGGCTGGCACTCTTTCAAGGCCACCGTAGCGGTCCACACACCCTCACCCTCGTCAAACGTAAGCGGCACACCACTCGACGGGGAGTTATTCCCAAGCGCGGGATCGTTGCCAGACAGATACACAACATCTCCCGCCGGTGTGAAACCGGGGACAGTGACCCGGAACGTCACATCGACGGGGTTGCCAGCCGTCGTGAAATTGAAGTTATAGGGTTCGAGCTGCGAACCGTCGCCGGTCGCGGACGCGAGGCCTGCCACATTCACGCTGTAAGTATTATCCTGACACAGGTTCGCCGCTGGATTCAGTGTGAGAGTCGGCGGGGAGGTATTGACCACCTCAAAAGTTCCCGAAACCGGATTACCGAACTCGTCGCTGATTCCGAATGTCGACGACGTATTGATGGTCTTGTTGAAGCGGACAGCGATATCGCTGTCGACTGGCACAGCCGATGAATCGCCTTCGGGGTCAGTGGCTGTGACCAGAACGTCGCTCCAGTTCAGCACGGTACTCGAAATCGAGAAGGGACCATCCTCTGCGTGGCCGACCGTGAACGCACGATTCACGATCTCGGTGTAGCCGTTTAGCTCTTTTTCCACCTT
Above is a window of Candidatus Flexicrinis proximus DNA encoding:
- the coaBC gene encoding bifunctional phosphopantothenoylcysteine decarboxylase/phosphopantothenate--cysteine ligase CoaBC encodes the protein MSILKGKRIVLGVTGSIAVYKAVDLASKLTQAGALVDVVMTAAAREFVMPLAFQAVTGRVVYTDLWHAESGDGLPTHIAHVGLGEGADLFAIIPATANTLAKLAAGLADDLISVTALANRAPLMVAPAMDGGMYSHEATQANIATLLSRRVTLIEPEIGRMASGLEGRGRLPETSQLMGEIRRALGKSGALKGRRVVVTAGGTQEPIDPVRYITNRSSGKQGYAIAQAAVDAGAEVVLISTVDLPIPVGVQLQPVRSADDMLRVTTAQAALSDALIMAAAVADFTPEVVAEHKIKKQDGQSGLALELKRTADILGEISAHKQEQPRVTVGFSAESQDLLDNAQSKLMRKGLDFIVANDISAADAGFAVDDNRVVVLTRAGERVEYPLQSKTAVAEMIVGRVAGLLAAQG